From Nicotiana tabacum cultivar K326 chromosome 20, ASM71507v2, whole genome shotgun sequence, one genomic window encodes:
- the LOC142174346 gene encoding uncharacterized protein LOC142174346: MGVRAYMETKKENKNLGSYPLCISVRDFNMELAINNESTSAGSSGSLNLLEFPSSPAIEEYQSEIITESTQTYIEEGQVYQDKQTVVAAMNNYSVMHKFQFRVKRSSHRSYWLICVAESCKWHFKAMSINDSQYLVAWSFQSIDPKTVYTPKDIQTDMLSEHGLNLSYMQAWRAKEKALQFLRGNPCDSYNKLPKYFYILEKNYPGSVVKLKKAADDCFLYAFVALCTSINGWQHCRPVVVVDGTFLKSANKGIMLTASTMDAAGTIFPLAYAVVDSENDASWKWFFEQFKEAYGERPSMCVVSDRHESILKATSFVYPGLAHYSCMWHIWTNIRSKFKKGHLQLHELYFATARSYTMDEFNERMLKIEEVDLRVKSYLYDIGYHRWSRVHATVNRTFTMTSNIAESLNAVTKDARELPIFDLFEYMRTLLERWTKEKLSKAKGTFTYLGHKYNKELEDNSTLSQKLRVRASTDHIHTVLDGVKRYIVCLENKKCSCGQFQLDELPCVHALAALRHRNETYENYFSPYYTRKSLLLTYEMPVNPLPDEGKWEVPQHILDKVVKPPAGDKRQTGRPHKERYKTFDEIKSKKYKVSCGNCGGEGHNKRTCKNAPKKK; encoded by the exons ATGGGGGTTCGTGCTTACATGGAAACCAAAAAGGAGAATAAAAACTTAGGTTCGTATCCTTTATGTATAAGCGTAAgagatttcaatatggaattggCAATCAACAATGAAAGCACCAGTGCAG GTTCGTCTGGATCCCTAAACTTACTTGAATTTCCATCCTCACCAGCTATAGAGGAAtatcaaagtgaaataataactgaaTCTACGCAAACATATATTGAAGAAGGACAAGTTTATCAGGACAAGCAAACAGTAGTTGCTGCAATGAATAATTATTCAGTGATGCACAAGTTCCAGTTCAGAGTAAAAAGATCTAGTCATAGAAG CTACTGGCTTATATGTGTTGCTGAAAGCTGTAAATGGCATTTCAAGGCAATGTCAATTAATGATTCG CAGTACTTGGTAGCATGGTCGTTCCAAAGTATTGATCCTAAGACTGTTTACACACCAAAGGACATACAAACTGACATGTTATCCGAACATGGACTGAACCTAAGCTACATGCAAGcatggagagcaaaggaaaaagCTTTACAGTTTTTGAGAGGGAATCCGTGTGACTCCTACAACaaattacccaaatatttttatattcttgagaagaattatcctggtTCTGTTGTTAAATTGAAGAAGGCAGCAGATGATTGCTTCTTATACGCATTTGTTGCTCTTTGTACATCAATAAATGGTTGGCAACATTGTAGGCCGGTAGTAGTGGTTGATGGGACATTCTTAAAGTCAGCCAACAAGGGGATTATGCTGACAGCAAGCACCATGGATGCAGCAG GTACTATTTTTCCCTTGGCATATGCTGTGGTTGATTCTGAAAACGACGCGTCTTGGAAgtggttctttgagcaattcaaggaGGCATATGGTGAAAGACCTTCAATGTGTGTTGTTTCAGATAGGCATGAGAGTATACTGAAGGCAACATCATTTGTCTATCCGGGATTGGCACACTACTCTTGCATGTGGCATATATGGACAAATATAAGGTCAAAATTCAAGAAGGGACATCTACAATTACATGAATTGTACTTTGCTACAGCACGGTCATACACTAtggatgaatttaatgaaaggatgTTGAAGATTGAAGAGGTAGACCTGCGTGTAAAGTCTTACCTATATGATATTGGCTATCATAGATGGTCAAGAGTACATGCAACGGTAAATAGAACTTTTACTATGACGTCAAACATTGCCGAGTCGTTGAATGCTGTAACAAAAGATGCAAGAGAGCTTCCAATATTTGATCTATTTGAGTATATGAGGACTCTTCTTGAACGTTGGACAAAAGAAAAGTTATCGAAGGCAAAGGGTACTTTCACATACCTTGGTCACAAATACAACAAAGAATTGGAAGACAACAGTACATTATCTCAGAAACTAAGG gtgagggcttcaacaGATCATATACATACTGTGTTAGATGGTGTGAAGCGGTACATTGTGTGTCTAGAAAACAAGAAATGTAGCTGTGGACAATTCCAACTTGATGAACTTCCATGTGTGCATGCTTTGGCAGCATTAAGGCATAGGAATGAAACATACGAAAACTATTTCTCTCCGTATTACACAAGGAAGAGCCTTCTGCTTACCTATGAAATGCCAGTAAATCCTCTTCCTGATGAAGGCAAATGGGAAGTGCCACAACATATTTTGGATAAGGTAGTAAAGCCACCGGCGGGAGATAAAAGGCAGACAGGGAGACCTCACAAGGAAAGATATAAAACATTTGATGAAATAAAGTCAAAGAAATACAAGGTGTCATGTGGTAATTGTGGAGgtgaagggcataacaaaagaaCTTGCAAGAATGCGCCGAAAAAGAAATGA